CGGCCACGATGAAACGTTTGGCGGCAATGCAGGATTGGCCGTTATTAATCAGTCGGGCCTTGGCCCCGGTAGCAATGGCCGCCTCCAGATCGGCGCTGGCCATGACGATGAAGGGATCACTGCCACCTAACTCCAGCACCGTCTTCTTAATATGACGACCACAGGCCGCGGCTAAACTGGCACCAGCGGGTTCACTGCCGGTCAAAGTGGCGGCTTTGATGCGGTCGTCAGCCACCAAGTCAGCGAGCCGGTCCGCGCTAATCAAAAGGGTTTGCAGCGTTCCTTCGGGAAAGCCTGCCGCCTTGAAGACCGTCTCGATGGCCAGGGCGCATTGGGGCACGTTGGAGGCGTGCTTCAGCAGCCCGACATTGCCGGCCATCAGGGCTGGCGCCGCAAAGCGAAAGACCTGCCAGAAGGGAAAGTTCCAGGGCATCACCGCTAGAATCACCCCCAAGGGTTGATAGCGCACAAAGCTGCGGCTGGCATCGGTCTGGGCTGGGATATCGGCCAGGAAGGCGGCGGCATGCTCAGCGTAGTAGCGACACACCCAGGCGCTTTTTTCTACTTCTGCGATCGCACTGGCCAGAGGTTTCCCCATCTCCAGGGTCATGAGTTCCCCGAAGCGCTGTTTGTTCTCTTCCAGTACCCCAGCGGCAGCGGTCATCCAGGCAGCGCGCTGCTCAAAGGAGGTGCGACGGTAATGCTCAAAGGTCCGTTGGGCCTGGGCTAACCGATCGGCCACCTCTGCCTGGGTGAGGGCCTGGAAGACTTGCAGTTTGGCCCCCGTAGCCGGATTAATACTTGCAATTGCCATCATCTGACCTCCTTGCGGTCACCTGAAGCGGGACTAGCGATCGCACGTCCGTCTGCCATCGCTTAGTCCCCTTTACAGACTGTCTCGGGGACTCGGCTCTTTCAGGTTGGCCAGTGATCCAGCCTTGCTGACGGACCCCCTCACCCTTGATGACAGCCATCCCCTAGCAGCCTGTCTCTACTCTGCCAACAGGGACTAGGAGTCCAGGCAAAATTGTATAGATTGTTTATGCTCGCCGCCCCGCACAGCCAGCAAAATCAACAACCTTAGAGTGATTTGCAAGCCGCCTAAACAGTCGTCAGAGCCAGGTTTTCAGACACACCGCGAACACTCCTGCAAGATCGCTAGAAGCCTTGAGAACACTTGCCTTGACGGCTCTTTAAGATTTCCTTGGCAAATTAGCTCTTGGAGTATTCCATCTGAAAAAAGTGTCTCGATCTAGGCTATGCAGCCAGCCCTTGGACGGGTATTTAGCTGGAACACTCTTAAAAAGGTATTAAAAGCAGCGGCCATCCGAGATTCTACGGATACCCTCGTCGTCAAGATACCTCCTAACTGCGTCACCAGCCCCATTTGTCTAGTGCCCCCGGCACGTTGACGGGTGGGGCTGCTACCTAGGTGTGCGATCGCAAAAAGGTGCGATCGCGAGTCATGTCCACGGCGATGCGACCATCGAAGTCGGGAATGGGGGCAGCTAGCTTCACCAGTTGTACCCGTACCTGCTGTAGGCGTTCGTCACCGCTGAGGGTAGCCCGTGAGATCGCAGCGGCTAGGGCCTCCAATAGCGAAAACCGTTGGGTTCTGATCAGGCGTTGTACCTGGTCGATCGCCTGGCAGTAGTTGTAAGTATCGGCCAGCTGATCCGTGTCTGCCGCTAAGGCCAGATCTAGCCACAGGGTCAGCGACACCTCAAACCATTGTCCCAATACCCGTTCCTCCGGCAAGGCCCCGGTATAGCCGTAGGCGCGAATGCCAGTGACCTGAATTGAATCCATTGAACTAGGTGGCATTAAGAGTCGGACCGGCGCTCTGCCAGCTTCAGCAAGAGGGTGGTGTGGGCCGTTCGGTTAATTGGGTAAAAGTAGCACAGCACCATGCCCCCGATCAGCAACAGCATGGGCACAGGGCCCATGAAAAACCGAATCGCCCACAGGGCCGACGGCGGCTGTTGGGCGGCATCGGCCACAAAGCCAGACACCTCTAGGGCCACCCCCACCAGAAATAATCCTAGGGCTAAGCCTAGTTTCTGGAGCAGAGTCATGAAGGAATAGAAAATGCCTTCCCGCCGATACCCGGTTTGCAATTCATCCAATTCGATCACATCCGGCAGCATGGCCCAGGGCACCACATAGGCCGTCGCCACCCCAAAACTGGCCACCAGACAGAGGCCATACATCACCATGGTTTGCCCTGGCTGTAAGAAGAACAAGGATATCTGCACCAGCAGCCATACCCCAATGCCGATGAAAAACAGGCCCTGCTTGCCCACTCGCTGGCTGATGCGATTGCAGATAAACATGAAAATCACCGCCGTTCCCTGCACTAACAAGGCCGCCAAAAAATAGGAATCCAGCCCCATCCACTCGGTGACATAGAAGGGCAAAATGCTGGCGGTAATCTGCAGGGCCATCCAGGCACAGAGATACAACCCTACCACAAACCAGAAGGCCCGATTGGTCAACACCACCCGCAATTGCTGAGCAAAGGACATACCTACTACTTCTTGGGTCAGGGCTGGGCGTCGGGCTAACTTCCGTTGGGCATAGCCATAGGTGCCGAAGATGCACCAGAGCATGGGGGCGATGGAGAACAGGGCACAGATGCCGCCGATGATCCAGTACTGCTGTTGCTCATTGCTGATCACTTGAGTCACCCCCAGGCCCAAGGCCAGGGCCAGGATGGCACCCCCTACCGAAAAGGCCAGGCGAAAAGAGGTGAGTTCGGTGCGCTCATCGTAGTCCTGGGTCAGCTCCGCCGTCAGGGTGGTATAGGGCAAGTTGACGACGGTAAAAAAGACCTGAAACAGCACCGACGCCAAGACGTAGTACCAGAACTTAGCACTGTCACTCCCTAAGCCAGGCACCACCCACATCATAAAGAAGGTGATGCCGAAGGGCAGGGTGCCCACCAGCATCCAGGGATAGCGGCGACCCCAACGGCTGCGGGTGCGATCGCTGAGCACGCCGACGATGGGATCGTTCACGGCATCCCAGATCTTGCCAATTAACAGTACGGTGCCCGCCGCCAGGGGAGCCAGTCCGGCCACTTCAGTCAGAAAAATCAAGAAGGAGAAGGCGATCAGGTTAGAGGTCATGCCCGCTCCCATGTCCCCGGCCCCGAAGGCTAACTTGGTGGCCAGGGTCAGTTTCAAGGGAGGCGAGGTCTGGGGAGAGGGATCAACCACAGCAGGCACCTAACAACGGCAATGGGAACTCGGGATTGGTTTATCGTGATCGGTACAAGATAAATCCTCAGTGTATTATTGCCCCATTCGTTACCCTCACAGCTTGGTCGATATGCCTGATCTTCATGTGTCCTGGTCTGATTATTATCGTCTGATTGAGCGCTTAGCCCTGCAGGTATATGAGTCTGACTGGCAATTCAATCAGATTGTCTGCTTGGCTAAGGGAGGGCTGCGCATTGGCGACATCTTCTGCCGCCTGTTCGATCAACCCCTGGCCATCTTGTCGGTGTCGTCCTATGGCGGGCTCAATAACCAAACCCGGGGAGCCCTGACGTTTTCTCGGGATCTGACCATGACTACGGCTAATCTGGGCAATCAGGTATTGCTGGTGGATGACCTGGTGGACTCGGGCCACAGCCTGGCTCGCTCTGTCGACTGGTTGCAGCATCAGTATGGGTTCTACATTGATGACATTCGCACGGCGGTGCTCTGGTATAAGGGCTGTTCCATGGTGCAGCCCGATTACTACGTCGACTATCTGCCGGACAATCCTTGGATTCACCAGCCCTTCGAGCACTATGAACAGATGGACCTGCCTGCCCTGATGCGATCGCATCAGACCGCCTCGTCCTCGAGATTGTGACTTGGCTCAATCCCCGGGGCTATTTCCCTCACCGTGCCGACCCTCAACTCTCGCTATACTGCAAGACAAGTGGCCGTCGCCCAGTGCTAAGGCTTTTCTCCCCTGAGCCAGCCATGGTCACCGCAGATGTGATCGTTTTTTTGCAACAGTCCTCTGGGTCTAGACAGGGACACGGTTTATCAAGGCTCACCGAGCATGTTCAACAGCACCGAAATCCTGATCGCCGACTTCGTAACCAAGCTTAGGGCCGGCTACCACCGCACCTACGGTGGTCTTAAGCCCGACTACGAAGACATTATCGCCTGGGCCGGCAGCATGGCCCTGGAGAACATCGCCAACAGCGACGCCCTTTACCACAACGTCGAGCACACGATTTTGGTCACCCTAGTGGGGCAAGAGGTGCTGCGGGGCAAACACATTCGGGAAGGAGGCGTCACCTGCGAGGACTGGCTGCACTTCATCATTTCCCTGGTCTGCCACGACATCGGCTACGTCAAAGGGGTGTGCCGGGCCGACCGCGATAGGGACCACCTCTACGCCACCGGCAACGGTGATGAGATGGTATCGCTGCTACCCGGGGCCACCGACGCCTCCCTCACCCCCTACCATGTGGATCGGGGCAAACTGTTCATCGCCGAGCGCTTCGGCGGCAACCGCATCATCGACTCCGAGATCATCAAGCGCAACATCGAACTCACCCGCTTTCCGGTACCAAAAGAAGAAGATCACCAGGATACGGTCCACTATCCCGGGCTGGTGCGGGCAGCCGATCTGATTGGCCAGCTGAGTGATCCTCGCTATCTGAAGAAAATCAGCGCTCTTTTCTACGAATTCGAGGAAACGGGGCAAAATCAATACCTCAGCTACCATCACCCCGGCGATCTGCGGCGCAACTATCCCAAGTTCTATTGGAATGTGGTGCATCCCTATATTCAGGATGCGCTGCGCTATCTCTCCCTCACCCAGGAGGGCAAGCAAATCATTGCCAACCTCTACTCGAATGTGTTTATGGTGGAAAACGAAAATAGCGTAATTCCGACTTAGAGGATATTTGGAAAGTACCCTGCAGCCTTGCTCCAGACTGGATTCTGGCCACCAGAGCCATACGCTCTAAAACGCTTACCCTGCAGGGCTTTCAGCCGATTTTCAAATGTCCTCTTAGAGTGTTCCAGCCAAATACCCGTCTGAGGGCTGGCTGCATAGCCTAGACAGGCTGAGTTCAATAGCCTAGATTCAGAATACTTTTTTAGATGGAATACTCTTAACAGTGTTCACGGAATCCGCCCAAATTCATTTAACTCATCCAACTTCACGACGACGGCTATGACCTGGTGGCAGAAGCTGACCCAAAACTCCCTAGCAAGGGTGGGGCTTGTGATTTTAACGGTGTTTTACGCCGTCGTGATTTTTGCCGATGTCGTGGCCCCCTATGACCCCTATGTCAACGAGCCCAATGGGTCATTGCTGCCGCCCACCGAGATCTACTGGCGGCAGCAACTCACAGGCGAGTGGATCGGTCCCCACGTCTATCCCACCACCCAAGGTCCCGTGGATATCGATACGGGGGAACGCAACGTCACCGTAGACTATTCAGAACCCTCCCCGATTCGCCTCTGGGTAGCCGGGAAAGACTATCACCTGTTTCGGTTGGTACTGCCGCTGCCCACCCGTTGGTCCCTGAGCCAGCCTCGGTTTCAAGAGACAGTACTGTGGCCTGGCATTGCCGGCAACCGTCACCTGTTTGGCACCGTCGGCCCTGGCAAGCTGCACCTGTTGGGGACTGACGAACAAGCTCGGGATCAGTTTAGCCGTCTGATCTTTGGCGGTCGTATCAGCCTCAGTGTCGGGGTGATTGGGATCATTTTGAGCTTTCCCCTAGGGCTCTTAGTGGGGGGGCTCTCAGGCTATTTCGGCGGCGCTGTGGATGCGATCTTGATGCGGCTGGTGGAAATGATCATGACCATCCCCGACATCTATTTATTGGTGGCTTTAGCGGCAGTGCTGCCCCCCACCCTCAGTAGCGGCCAACGATTTCTGCTGATCATCTTGATTACCTCCTTCGTGCGTTGGACCGGATTAGCGCGGGTGATTCGGGGGCAGGTGCTCTCGATTAAGGAGCAGGAATTTGTCCAGGCGGCGCGGGCCATGGGCGGGCGCTCGCTGTACATCATCACCCGGCATGTATTGCCCCAAACCGCGACCTACGCCATCATCGCTGCTACTCTGGCGATTCCAAGCTTTATTGTGGCCGAGGCCATCTTGAGCTTGATTGGTCTGGGGATTCAGCAGCCCGACCCCTCTTGGGGCAATATGCTCTCCAATGCCACCAATGCCTCGATTCTGGTGTTGCAGCCCTGGTTGATCTGGCCACCGGCCCTGTTAATCGTGGTGACGGTGCTGTGCTTTAACCTGTTGGGGGATGGCCTGCGGGATGCCCTGGATCCCCGCACTCTGAAATAATCTCTAGCCAGTGCCCTGGAGTCGGTGGTAGGCTCAGGAGCGTATTCGAGGGATATCCAGGATGGTACGACTGCTAGTCGGGTTGCTGTTAGTGCTGTGGGTGAGTGGGTGTGCCTGGGGGGGCGGCCCTCCGACAGCGGTGGTGGCCGATGCGATCGCAACTCAGCTACAACAGAGTCGCCAAGAATTAGCCCAAACCCTCAAGAGCGACCCCGGTTCATCGTTTCAGATCACAGCCGTCACCATTACTCAGCGCCGGTCCACTACTGTTGCTGGGCAACCGGCTCTGCAGGTACGCGGCACCTATACCCTGACAGGACGCTACTTGAACAACTCCCTAAAGCAGCCAGATAACCCCTTCGAGATTTATCTCAGCCGTACCCCCGATGGCGAGGCCTGGCAACTACTGCGCCCCATCGCTGCCTCCACCGACACTGACCCCAGCTGGGTCGTAGCCCCACTCTCCTAGGCCCCGTCACTCTCCTTGGCGACCCAAGCGCATCAAGTAAGCAATAGCCTCCTCACACCAGGTGAGCCAGCTCTGTTCGATTAATAGCCCGTTGCGCAGCGTCAAATACTGAAATCGAGAGGCTAGGGTTAGCCCATCCGTCTTCGACAAAAACTGTTGCTCTAAGGCTCGATATTCTCCTAAGCGAGCCTCGTGCAGCTGACGATGATTCTCCAGTTCCTCCAGAATCAAATCCCGCGACACCATATGTCCGGCAAATAGCTTTACCAGCAGATCATCCTTGACGGTGCGAATTCCCGTGGGCTTGGCCATCCATTCCTGCAAGAACCCTTGCCCTCCCTCCGTCACCTCATAGATCTTCTTATTGGGGCGACCATCTTGTTCAATGGTCTCAGCCGTCAGATGGCCATCGGCCTCCAACTTGCCCAATTCCCGGTAGATTTGCTGGTGGCTGGCATCCCAGAAAACACCCACCGACTCATCAAAGCGCTTGGCTAGGTCATAGCCGCTACAGGGATTATCGAGTAAAGCAACGAGAATTGCGTGTGCCAGTGCCATGCGTTAGTGCCAGCGACGCTTCTTCAGCATAAACCGTTTGAGCTTAGCAGAGACTTAAAGGGGGTGCCTACGGTGGCATGTGCTACCCGACCCTAGCAAAAACCCCTAGGTTTTAACAGCCTCCGATACTAAAGATCTAGAGTTGTTAACCTGCCTAGTCCCCTCAAACAATCTGCCCAACTCAGTACAACTCAGTACAAGCACCCTCTGATGGCAGGGCTCAAATTACAGCGATATAGCCGCCTGCCTCACCCTGGCATTAGCCATGATATTCCCCAAGTCACGGCCTATCGTAGCCTGAGGCAGGAAAACATTAAGGAACCCGTAGTTAATGGGCATAGGGTCCCTCAACCTCGTATGGTTTTGATAGCTGCAGATGCCGACGCCATCATTGCAGCAGGGGCAAGCAGTTTCGAAAATAGGTCACTGTCGGCGCCGGACCCTGGCCGAGAAGGCCTATGTCCCATTTGACCCTACTAATCTTCGAGCGCTTATCATGTCTCAACCCACCATCGAGTCTATTCTGCACGAGCAGCGGTTATTTCATCCCTCCCCTGAGTTTTCAGAGCAGGCCCACATCAAGAGCCAGGGAGAGTATGAGGCCCTCTACCAAAAAGCCGCTGCCGATCCAGCTGGATTTTGGGCCGAGCTAGCTGAACGGGAGCTCCATTGGTTTAAGCCCTGGGATACGGTACTAGACTGGCAGCCCCCCTTCGCCAAATGGTTTGCCGGTGGCAAGATCAACATCTCTTACAACTGCCTCGACCGGCACCTGACCACTTGGCGTCGCAACAAAGCGGCCCTGATCTGGGAAGGGGAGCCAGGAGACTCGCGCACCCTCACCTATGGCCAACTGCACCATGAGGTGTGCCAGGTGGCCAATGTGCCTCAAAGACCTGGGGGTGACCAAGGGAGACCGAGTTGGCATCTACATGCCCATGATCCCAGAGGCAGCCATTGCCATGCTGGCCTGTGCCCGCATTGGCGCTCCCCACACGGTGGTATTTGGTGGCTTCAGTGCCGAAGCCTTAAAGGATCGCCTGCAGGATGCCGAGGCAAAGTTGGTGATCACCGCCGATGGTGGCTTCCGTAAGGATAAGGTGATTCCGCTCAAGGCCGCCGTCGATAAGGCCCTGGCCGATGACGGGGTGCCCAGCGTTGAGAACGTCTTGGTGGTGCAGCGCACCGAGGCCGATATCACCATGGAGGCAGGACGGGACCACTGGTGGCATGACCTGCAGGCCCAGGCCTCGGCAGATTGCCCCGCCGAAGAAATGGACGCCGAGGATATGCTGTTTATCCTCTACACCAGCGGCACCACCGGCAAACCCAAGGGGGTGGTGCACACCACCGGCGGCTACAATCTCTACACCCACATGACCTTCCAGTGGGGCTTCGACATCAAAGATAGCGATGTCTACTGGTGCACCGCTGACGTGGGCTGGATCACGGGCCACAGCTATATCGTCTATGGTCCCCTGTCCAATGGGGCCACCAGCCTCATGTACGAAGGGGTGCCTCGCCCCTCCAATCCCGGCTGTTTCTGGGATGTGGTGCAGCGCTACGGCGTCAACAGTTTCTACACCGCGCCGACGGCCATCCGCGCCTTCATCAAGATGGGGGATGAGTTGCCCAAGTCCCGAGATCTCTCCTCCTTACGGCTCCTGGGCACCGTCGGTGAACCGATCAATCCCAAGGCTTGGATGTGGTACCACGAGGTGATTGGCGGCGGCCGTTGCCCCATCGTCGATACCTGGTGGCAGACGGAAACTGGCGGCTTCATGATCACACCCCTGCCGGGGGCGATTCCCACCAAACCGGGATCCGCCACCAAGCCCTTCCCTGGCATCTTGGCCGACATCGTCGATCTGGACGGCAATCCGGTGCCCGATAACCAAGGGGGATACCTGGTAATCCAGCATCCCTGGCCGGGTATGATGCGCACCGTCTATGGCAACGAAGAGCGGTTCCGCCGCAGCTATTGGGAACATATTCCGCCCCAGGATGGCCACTATGTCTACTTTGCCGGGGATGGGGCCCGCCGCGACGAAGATGGCTACTTCTGGATCATGGGCCGGGTGGATGATGTGATCAATGTCTCGGGCCATCGCCTCGGTACCATGGAAATCGAGTCGGCCTTAGTCTCCCACCCAGTGGTGGCAGAGGCAGCGGTGGTGGGCCGCCCGGACGAACTCAAAGGGGAGGACATCTGTGCCTTCGTCATCCTAGAGAAAGGCCATCAGGCCAGCGATAGCCTCAAGGCTGACCTGACCCAGCACGTCGTCAATGAAATCGGCGCCATTGCCCGACCCGGGGAGATTCGCTTTGCCGATGCCTTGCCCAAGACTCGCTCTGGCAAGATCATTCGCCGCTTTCTGCGTAACCTGGCCAGTGGGGAAGATATTGTCGGTGATGCCTCTACCATGGAAGATCAAAGTGTGCTGAATCAGCTGCGTCAGTAGGTCGCTGGAGCGTGAGGTAGGCCGAGGGCAAGGGGGAAGAGGCCATGGAGAGTCGCTGGGACGATGCGATAGCAACTCCGTTGGGGGACGACCCCCTGGCACTGCGGGTGTACAGCTCCCGGCTATTGGGCCAGGAACCTGACCTGGTGCTGCACG
This portion of the Halomicronema hongdechloris C2206 genome encodes:
- a CDS encoding NAD-dependent succinate-semialdehyde dehydrogenase, translated to MAIASINPATGAKLQVFQALTQAEVADRLAQAQRTFEHYRRTSFEQRAAWMTAAAGVLEENKQRFGELMTLEMGKPLASAIAEVEKSAWVCRYYAEHAAAFLADIPAQTDASRSFVRYQPLGVILAVMPWNFPFWQVFRFAAPALMAGNVGLLKHASNVPQCALAIETVFKAAGFPEGTLQTLLISADRLADLVADDRIKAATLTGSEPAGASLAAACGRHIKKTVLELGGSDPFIVMASADLEAAIATGAKARLINNGQSCIAAKRFIVAEAIADRFEQGLVTAFKDLTVGDPMATSTDIGPMATPAIVQDLDRQVSACLRQGAKALMGGNVAALLDTLPQGLRSGYFYPPTILSQIPPGTPADEEEFFGPVALIFRVPDIDAAIRLANSTPLGLGASAWSTDPSEQDRLINETEAGCVFINGLVKSDPRLPFGGIKHSGYGRELSHQGIQEFVNIKTIWIR
- the folB gene encoding dihydroneopterin aldolase, with product MDSIQVTGIRAYGYTGALPEERVLGQWFEVSLTLWLDLALAADTDQLADTYNYCQAIDQVQRLIRTQRFSLLEALAAAISRATLSGDERLQQVRVQLVKLAAPIPDFDGRIAVDMTRDRTFLRSHT
- a CDS encoding MFS transporter produces the protein MVDPSPQTSPPLKLTLATKLAFGAGDMGAGMTSNLIAFSFLIFLTEVAGLAPLAAGTVLLIGKIWDAVNDPIVGVLSDRTRSRWGRRYPWMLVGTLPFGITFFMMWVVPGLGSDSAKFWYYVLASVLFQVFFTVVNLPYTTLTAELTQDYDERTELTSFRLAFSVGGAILALALGLGVTQVISNEQQQYWIIGGICALFSIAPMLWCIFGTYGYAQRKLARRPALTQEVVGMSFAQQLRVVLTNRAFWFVVGLYLCAWMALQITASILPFYVTEWMGLDSYFLAALLVQGTAVIFMFICNRISQRVGKQGLFFIGIGVWLLVQISLFFLQPGQTMVMYGLCLVASFGVATAYVVPWAMLPDVIELDELQTGYRREGIFYSFMTLLQKLGLALGLFLVGVALEVSGFVADAAQQPPSALWAIRFFMGPVPMLLLIGGMVLCYFYPINRTAHTTLLLKLAERRSDS
- a CDS encoding phosphoribosyltransferase — its product is MPDLHVSWSDYYRLIERLALQVYESDWQFNQIVCLAKGGLRIGDIFCRLFDQPLAILSVSSYGGLNNQTRGALTFSRDLTMTTANLGNQVLLVDDLVDSGHSLARSVDWLQHQYGFYIDDIRTAVLWYKGCSMVQPDYYVDYLPDNPWIHQPFEHYEQMDLPALMRSHQTASSSRL
- a CDS encoding Npun_R2479 family HD domain-containing metalloprotein; this translates as MFNSTEILIADFVTKLRAGYHRTYGGLKPDYEDIIAWAGSMALENIANSDALYHNVEHTILVTLVGQEVLRGKHIREGGVTCEDWLHFIISLVCHDIGYVKGVCRADRDRDHLYATGNGDEMVSLLPGATDASLTPYHVDRGKLFIAERFGGNRIIDSEIIKRNIELTRFPVPKEEDHQDTVHYPGLVRAADLIGQLSDPRYLKKISALFYEFEETGQNQYLSYHHPGDLRRNYPKFYWNVVHPYIQDALRYLSLTQEGKQIIANLYSNVFMVENENSVIPT
- a CDS encoding ABC transporter permease, which produces MTWWQKLTQNSLARVGLVILTVFYAVVIFADVVAPYDPYVNEPNGSLLPPTEIYWRQQLTGEWIGPHVYPTTQGPVDIDTGERNVTVDYSEPSPIRLWVAGKDYHLFRLVLPLPTRWSLSQPRFQETVLWPGIAGNRHLFGTVGPGKLHLLGTDEQARDQFSRLIFGGRISLSVGVIGIILSFPLGLLVGGLSGYFGGAVDAILMRLVEMIMTIPDIYLLVALAAVLPPTLSSGQRFLLIILITSFVRWTGLARVIRGQVLSIKEQEFVQAARAMGGRSLYIITRHVLPQTATYAIIAATLAIPSFIVAEAILSLIGLGIQQPDPSWGNMLSNATNASILVLQPWLIWPPALLIVVTVLCFNLLGDGLRDALDPRTLK
- a CDS encoding PadR family transcriptional regulator, translating into MALAHAILVALLDNPCSGYDLAKRFDESVGVFWDASHQQIYRELGKLEADGHLTAETIEQDGRPNKKIYEVTEGGQGFLQEWMAKPTGIRTVKDDLLVKLFAGHMVSRDLILEELENHRQLHEARLGEYRALEQQFLSKTDGLTLASRFQYLTLRNGLLIEQSWLTWCEEAIAYLMRLGRQGE